The sequence GTGGGGTGTGCCGGTAGTGGTAATGCCGGTCAATACTGTCGCTTTAGTCATTCGTTTAACCTAATCATACGGGGAAAGGCAGGATTCAGGGGGCTAGATATTACATCATTTTTTATCAATTGCCAGAGCAAAGTCTTTTTTGCCCGAATATTGATGCAATACAGCTGTAATCAATTCCCGAAAGTCATTATATTTGATCAATACAGCCTTTTTTTATAGTAAACTCTGGTGCTATGGTCTATATAAAATGCTTTGAAATAAGCGGCAAGCCAGGCAAAAATTAAAGAGGATTTCTATGCTGGAATATGATGAAAAACGAAATTACATCCGTATGAACGTCGATTGCGAGCTGAGCTACAGACTTGCCGATTCGGCTGAAATAAAAACGGGTAACTGTACTTCAATCAGTGGATCAGGCGTTTCTTTTATCGCTGACACTGCATTTGAGCCCGGTAAGGCGATGGAAGTTAACATCATGCCCAAAAATTCAGTAACACCTCCGATGACGGCATTTATTGAGGTGGTCAGAAACACACTTCAAGACGATGGCCGCTTTGAAATAGCCGCCACCATCAAAAGCATCAAAGGCACTTGATCAACATTCACTTAATACAAAACGGACAGTGTACCCATCGAATATGCACATCATTACCAAAGAAGTTTATTTTTGTTACGGTCACCGTCTGATGAACCATCCCGGAAAATGCCGTAACTTACATGGTCATAGCGTAAAAGCTTCCATATCTATCAAACGGGATCAGCTCAATGATCAGGGTATGGTTTGCGATTTCTCCGATATAAAAGACTGTGTCGAGTCGTTTATTGATGAGCAACTCGATCATAATTTTCTTCTTCATAAAGACGATCCCATCATTCCGCTTCTTGAACAAAACCAGGAAAGGTTTCTCGCTTTAGACGAACACCCCACTGCCGAAATACTCAGTAAAATGATATATCGCTATATTAAAAGTGCAGGTTTTGATATTGATCAAGTGGTGTTGTGGGAAACTGCCAGCGCTTATGCGTGTTACCGGGAAGATTAATAAAAAACCATGGGCTACGTTAACCCTATCAACAAAGCGGCTTGTCTGGAATTATTGTGCGAATCGAATTATAAGAAACTGATAAAACTTATACCCGAGCTGCTCAAAATTAACGTAACTGCGGTTGGCATCTCACCTGAACGGCCGGATTTAACCTTGTCTATCATCGAGCGATCCCACTACACGTTGACGATAAAGCTGAGCCATCGGTTCAGTTATGCGACTGACTACCCCATCACACCGGACGTGACCATTCGAATGTATAAAGACGCCCAGCTTGCCGAAGTGCTGAACGATTGCGATCGATCCGAAGTTTACCGAGTCTATAAAGACCCGGCCCAAATCACCGAGATACTCAATTACAAATGGCGATTGAATTATTTTTTGGAAAAATGGCTGGATCACTGTCTGACAACCGTTTACACGTTTAAGGATGAGAACCAAACCAGCAGCGCGCTCAGTTAAACAAAATCCTAACCGATTTTATGATAAAACGCCGCCCGGATGCAGCGTATAATGCCGTAACTGTATTGCCCGTCAAAGAAATCAAACACCGGTTTTAAGGCATTTTTTTGCTCCTCCGGTAAATTCATGATGACATCCTCAATGCTTTGAATCTGGGCTTGCGATAATTCGACAACCTCCGCCAGCTCAGCCAGGCCCAGTTCAAGCGCTCTGGAAAGATGGCTGTATACCGTATCCATCGTCAATGAACGTTGCTCTGCAATCTGCTGAACCTTATAACCCAGCCGGAACAAATCCAGCGTTTTTGCAACTGTATCGCTGTCTTGCGCAGCCGCACTCCAGGTTTTAATAACAGCAATAAATTTGTCACCGTATAAATCCAGCTTTCTCTGCCCTACCCCCGAAAGTGCAATAAAATGGGCGTGAGTCAGCGGCTTTTTTTCCAGCATTTCGTTTAATGTGGCATCACCAAAGATCATATAAGGCGGAACATCCTGGGCTTCGGCAAGTTCCCGCCGTAGTGCACGAAGCGCTTCCCATAATGAGGAATTTTTCTGATTGTCTTTATTAACCCTGTCCGCTCGGCCGGACTGCTTCTTATTGGTGAATAGCACATCTTTTCTTAACATGAGATTCTGTTCGCCACGCAGAATCGGCCTGCATGCCTCGGTTAATTTGAGCGCCCCGTGGGCCGTAAAATCAACGGCAACCAAGCCTCTTGCCACCAATTGCCTGAACACCGACCGCCACTGCTTTTCGTCAATGGTTTTACCTATGCCAAAGGTCGACTGTTTGTCATGACCGAAGCTCTTTAAACGTTCGGAGGAGCGCCCCATCAGCACATCGATCAGATAATTGACGCCAAACCGTTGTCCGGTCCGGTAAATACAGGACAAGGCCTGCTGAGCTACCAGCGATCCATCCCAGGTTTCAACCGGTTCCAGGCAGGTATCACAGTTGCCACAGGCGGTTTCCAGCTGTTCACCAAAATACCCTAACAAGGCCTGTCTGCGGCAACTGACCTGCTCGCACAGCGCCAGCATCGCATCCAGTTTGTGGTATTCGATACGCTTATGGCTTTCATCGGCATTTGAACCGGCCAGCAATTGCTGCAACATGATGACATCCTGCAGGCCATAGGCCATCCAGGCATTTGCGGGTAATCCGTCCCGGCCAGCCCGTCCCGTTTCCTGATAATAAGCTTCAATACTCTTGGGCAAATCCAAGTGCGCGACAAAACGGACATTCGGCTTGTCTATCCCCATGCCAAACGCAATCGTTGCAACAATCACCAGGCCCTCTTCCATCAAAAAGCGGTGTTGATGTTTTTTTCTAACCGCGTTGTCCAGGCCGGCATGATAGGGCAAGGCGGTGATGCCTCTTTCCTGAAGCCAATGGGCCGTCTCTTCGACTTTCTTGCGCGACAAGCAATAGACGATACCGGCATCACCGGAATGTTCGGTTTGAATGAAATCGAATAACTGCTCTCTGGGCTTTTGTTTTTGGACAATGCGATACCGGATATTGGGCCGGTCAAACCCGCTGATATAGATATTGGCCTGCTCCAGACCCAGACGGTGAATAATTTCCTGCCGGGTTTTTTCATCCGCTGTGGCTGTCAGCGCAATTCGCGGCACACGCGGAAAATTTTCCTGCAAAATGGAAAGCTGAAGATAATCCACCCGGAAATCATGACCCCATTGAGAAACGCAATGCGCTTCGTCAATCGCAAACAAGGCAATTTCAAGCTGATTCAGCAAAGACAAGGTTCTCGGCGATTTCAAACGTTCCGGCGCGATATACAACAGATCCAATTGGCCTTTGCGCAATTGCTGCTCGGTTGAATTGACTTCATCAGCAGTCATGGACGAATTAAGATAAGCCGCTTTTACGCCGAGTTGATGCATCGCACTCACCTGGTCTTGCATCAGCGCAATCAGGGGCGATATCACGATACCCACACCGGACTTGACGATGGCGGGAACCTGGAAACACAGCGACTTCCCACCCCCGGTTGGCATCAAAACCAGTACATCCTTTCCCAGCAATAAATCTTCTATGATGGCCTGTTGATGGCCTCTATAGCTACTGTAGCCAAAAACAGTTTTTAAAACTTCTAGGGCTTTGCCCGGCATAATAGAAACATCCTGATTTTCGATAATATTTCTTCAATCTGGTTAAACCTTTATAATGCACCGATTATATCAGGACTGAAGGGCCCCATCGCCCACCTTATGACCAATTTAAACTATAAACTACCTAAACGGCTTGAACTGCTTCTTGACAACAATGGCCAGGACTTAATCAGCGGCGGCCTGAAGGGGATAGAAAAAGAAAGCTTACGAATTTCTGCCGATGGCGTCATCGCTCATACTGCGCATCCGAAAGCGCTGGGAGCAGCACTGACGCATCCGCATATCACCACCGATTATTCCGAAGCGCTGCTTGAGTTTATTACACCGCCTTTTGCAGATACCAAAGATACGCTGGATTATCTGAATAACATACACCAGTACGTCTATGACCAGGTCAAAGGAGAAATGCTGCTGGCAGCAAGCATGCCCTGCGGTATTGATGGCGACGAAAGTGTCCCGATAGCCGAGTACGGGACGTCCAACATCGGAAAGATGAAACATATTTACCGCACCGGTCTTTGGCATCGTTACGGCCGGACCATGCAGGCAATTGCTGGCATCCATTACAATTATTCATTGCCCACCGCTCTGCTTAAAAAACTGCACAAACTGGAAAAAAGCCCGTTATCGCTGGAAGATTACACCGCGGCGGCCTATTTTGACCTGATTCGCAACATCCAGCGTCAAGGCTGGTTGATTTTATACCTGTTCGGCGCCTCTCCGGCCATTTGTAAAAAATTCTTTAAAAGCCGTCCGCATCTGATGGATCAATTTGAAGAATTTGATCAATACACGCTTTATCATCCTTATGCCACTTCGCTTCGCATGAGCGATATCGGTTACAAAAGCAAGAACCAGGCAAACCTGCACATCGATTACAACTCGTTATCCGGCTATGTTGAGAGTTTAAGCCAGGCCATATCAACGCCGTTTCCTGATTATGAAAAAATCGGAGTCAAAGTTGATGGCCAATACCGGCAGTTGAACAGCAATCTGCTGCAAATTGAAAATGAGTTTTACAGCATCGTCCGCCCCAAACAAATTGCGTTTTCCGGCGAAAAGCCAACACTTGCATTAAAACGCCGCGGCGTTCGCTACATTGAACTGAGATCGCTGGATCTCGACTTGTTCAGCCCCATAGGGATAAAACCGGAAACCGCCTATTTCGTAGAAGCGTTTCTTATCACCTGTTTCTTCCAGAAAAGCCCACCCTTATCTCAGGAAGATCACCGCACCAACAACCAGAACCAGTTAAAAGTTGCCAATCACGGCCGCAAACGAGGCCTGGAACTGGAACAGGATGGCGAGGAAATGCCCCTGGATGACTGGGCTGACCAAATTTTTGCCGCAATGGAACCTATCTGTCAGTTGCTTGATGCCGATCAAAAAGCATCGCCATACAGGGACGCGCTAAAAAAGATGCAGGAAACCGTTCAGGATCAGGAATTGACGCCTTCCGCCAAAATTCTGGAGCAAATGACCGATCATAAAGAAGCGTTTGCCTGTTTCGCAATTCGCGCCTCGGCGGAACATGAAAAACACTTCCGCAAGCATCATCTTGATCCCAAACTGACCCATACCTTCAATGAAATGGCCAGCCAATCATTGGCCAAACAAAGAGAACTGGAACAAAAAGATCAAATTCCTTTCGATGATTTTCTGGCTCACTATTTTGCCCAGAAATAACCCCCTCTCACTCACCGCATATTTGATAAAGCATGACCGCATTCGACATTGAAGAGGCCCAAACTGAATTACATCAGGCCAATCCGCGTAAAATTCTTAAAAAGGCGCTTGAAAGCTTTGACACTATTGCCA comes from Methylicorpusculum oleiharenae and encodes:
- a CDS encoding PilZ domain-containing protein, with product MLEYDEKRNYIRMNVDCELSYRLADSAEIKTGNCTSISGSGVSFIADTAFEPGKAMEVNIMPKNSVTPPMTAFIEVVRNTLQDDGRFEIAATIKSIKGT
- a CDS encoding 6-pyruvoyl trahydropterin synthase family protein; translated protein: MHIITKEVYFCYGHRLMNHPGKCRNLHGHSVKASISIKRDQLNDQGMVCDFSDIKDCVESFIDEQLDHNFLLHKDDPIIPLLEQNQERFLALDEHPTAEILSKMIYRYIKSAGFDIDQVVLWETASAYACYRED
- a CDS encoding DUF1249 domain-containing protein, whose product is MGYVNPINKAACLELLCESNYKKLIKLIPELLKINVTAVGISPERPDLTLSIIERSHYTLTIKLSHRFSYATDYPITPDVTIRMYKDAQLAEVLNDCDRSEVYRVYKDPAQITEILNYKWRLNYFLEKWLDHCLTTVYTFKDENQTSSALS
- the recQ gene encoding DNA helicase RecQ, which codes for MPGKALEVLKTVFGYSSYRGHQQAIIEDLLLGKDVLVLMPTGGGKSLCFQVPAIVKSGVGIVISPLIALMQDQVSAMHQLGVKAAYLNSSMTADEVNSTEQQLRKGQLDLLYIAPERLKSPRTLSLLNQLEIALFAIDEAHCVSQWGHDFRVDYLQLSILQENFPRVPRIALTATADEKTRQEIIHRLGLEQANIYISGFDRPNIRYRIVQKQKPREQLFDFIQTEHSGDAGIVYCLSRKKVEETAHWLQERGITALPYHAGLDNAVRKKHQHRFLMEEGLVIVATIAFGMGIDKPNVRFVAHLDLPKSIEAYYQETGRAGRDGLPANAWMAYGLQDVIMLQQLLAGSNADESHKRIEYHKLDAMLALCEQVSCRRQALLGYFGEQLETACGNCDTCLEPVETWDGSLVAQQALSCIYRTGQRFGVNYLIDVLMGRSSERLKSFGHDKQSTFGIGKTIDEKQWRSVFRQLVARGLVAVDFTAHGALKLTEACRPILRGEQNLMLRKDVLFTNKKQSGRADRVNKDNQKNSSLWEALRALRRELAEAQDVPPYMIFGDATLNEMLEKKPLTHAHFIALSGVGQRKLDLYGDKFIAVIKTWSAAAQDSDTVAKTLDLFRLGYKVQQIAEQRSLTMDTVYSHLSRALELGLAELAEVVELSQAQIQSIEDVIMNLPEEQKNALKPVFDFFDGQYSYGIIRCIRAAFYHKIG
- the gshA gene encoding glutamate--cysteine ligase produces the protein MTNLNYKLPKRLELLLDNNGQDLISGGLKGIEKESLRISADGVIAHTAHPKALGAALTHPHITTDYSEALLEFITPPFADTKDTLDYLNNIHQYVYDQVKGEMLLAASMPCGIDGDESVPIAEYGTSNIGKMKHIYRTGLWHRYGRTMQAIAGIHYNYSLPTALLKKLHKLEKSPLSLEDYTAAAYFDLIRNIQRQGWLILYLFGASPAICKKFFKSRPHLMDQFEEFDQYTLYHPYATSLRMSDIGYKSKNQANLHIDYNSLSGYVESLSQAISTPFPDYEKIGVKVDGQYRQLNSNLLQIENEFYSIVRPKQIAFSGEKPTLALKRRGVRYIELRSLDLDLFSPIGIKPETAYFVEAFLITCFFQKSPPLSQEDHRTNNQNQLKVANHGRKRGLELEQDGEEMPLDDWADQIFAAMEPICQLLDADQKASPYRDALKKMQETVQDQELTPSAKILEQMTDHKEAFACFAIRASAEHEKHFRKHHLDPKLTHTFNEMASQSLAKQRELEQKDQIPFDDFLAHYFAQK